One stretch of Candidatus Bathyarchaeia archaeon DNA includes these proteins:
- the trpB gene encoding tryptophan synthase subunit beta has product MRLTTYPVKGKFGKYGGRFIPETLMPVLMELEESYLKFKEDLGFRSELEYYLKEFAGRPTPLYFAENLTRRVGGAKIYLKREDLAHGGAHKINNTIGQALLAKKMGKRRVIAETGAGQHGVATAMACAALGLKAEVYMGVDDMRRQRLNVFRMKLLGAEVHPVSSGSKTLKDAINEALRDWVTNPQTTYYLIGSTVGPHPYPMMVRDFQSVIGWEIRAQMAEKEGKLPDALVACVGGGSNAMGTFYPFLEDLDVKMYGVEAGGAGLNTGKHAASLAAGSEGVFHGMLTYVLQDEHGQIKNTHSVSAGLDYPGVGPEHSFLKSVGRVEYDAVTDEEALSCFVELSRVEGIVPALEPCHALAYAKKLAKKMGKDETIVVTLSGRGDKDVAVVSRRMRVNS; this is encoded by the coding sequence GTGAGGTTAACCACGTACCCGGTAAAGGGTAAATTCGGGAAATATGGGGGGAGATTCATACCTGAAACCCTCATGCCCGTGTTGATGGAGCTGGAGGAATCCTACTTGAAATTTAAAGAGGACTTAGGGTTCCGGTCGGAGTTGGAGTACTACCTCAAGGAGTTCGCTGGAAGACCTACCCCCCTCTACTTCGCCGAAAACCTCACTAGAAGGGTTGGGGGAGCGAAGATATACCTTAAACGCGAAGACCTGGCTCATGGTGGAGCCCATAAAATTAACAACACGATCGGTCAAGCGTTGCTGGCGAAAAAAATGGGTAAAAGAAGGGTGATCGCCGAAACAGGTGCGGGCCAGCATGGGGTGGCCACGGCCATGGCTTGCGCCGCGCTGGGCTTAAAAGCCGAGGTTTACATGGGTGTCGATGACATGCGGAGGCAGAGGCTTAACGTGTTTAGGATGAAGCTTCTCGGCGCCGAGGTTCACCCGGTGAGCTCAGGTTCTAAAACCCTAAAAGACGCGATCAACGAAGCCCTCAGGGACTGGGTTACCAACCCTCAAACCACCTACTATTTAATCGGCTCCACGGTTGGCCCACATCCATATCCAATGATGGTGAGAGACTTCCAAAGCGTCATCGGATGGGAGATCAGGGCGCAGATGGCTGAAAAGGAGGGAAAGCTTCCAGACGCCCTAGTGGCCTGCGTGGGAGGGGGAAGCAACGCCATGGGAACATTCTACCCATTCTTGGAGGATTTAGACGTTAAAATGTACGGCGTGGAGGCGGGTGGCGCTGGGTTAAACACCGGTAAACACGCCGCCTCCCTCGCAGCCGGATCAGAAGGCGTTTTTCACGGCATGTTAACCTACGTTCTTCAAGACGAACACGGGCAGATCAAGAACACGCATAGCGTTTCAGCGGGCTTAGACTATCCAGGTGTGGGTCCTGAACACAGCTTTCTAAAAAGCGTTGGAAGAGTCGAATACGACGCCGTGACCGATGAGGAGGCCTTATCATGCTTCGTCGAGCTGTCTAGGGTTGAAGGCATCGTTCCAGCCCTAGAGCCATGCCACGCTCTAGCATACGCTAAGAAACTGGCCAAAAAGATGGGAAAAGACGAAACAATCGTGGTCACCCTCTCAGGCCGGGGGGACAAGGATGTAGCCGTCGTGTCGAGAAGGATGAGGGTGAATTCATGA
- a CDS encoding phosphoribosylanthranilate isomerase: MVKVKICGVTSERDVKAAVEAGVDSLGFVVKTPSSPRNLSMSRAQELLSFVPEHVDKVAVSVFNSIEEIREIAYSLRVDQLQLHGDVERILYYTPEIRSINLNCVLAVNGRSPHALKLSLECSQRFGSVLLDTGGLDGLGGTGVSHDWALSRKIRDAITPIPLILAGGLTPENVAKAIRMVKPYGVDVSSGVEEKPGVKDRMKMRRFIAEAKEARP, translated from the coding sequence TTGGTTAAAGTTAAAATCTGTGGGGTGACGAGTGAAAGGGACGTTAAAGCCGCTGTCGAGGCCGGGGTTGACTCCCTCGGATTCGTGGTGAAAACCCCATCCTCGCCGAGAAACCTGTCTATGAGTAGAGCCCAAGAGTTGTTGAGCTTCGTTCCCGAACACGTCGACAAAGTAGCCGTCTCCGTCTTCAACTCCATCGAGGAAATCCGTGAGATCGCCTACAGCTTGAGGGTTGACCAACTCCAGCTTCACGGAGACGTTGAACGAATCCTCTACTATACGCCTGAAATCCGCTCAATAAACTTGAACTGCGTTTTGGCTGTGAATGGGCGCTCACCCCACGCATTAAAGCTATCGTTAGAGTGCTCTCAAAGGTTCGGATCCGTGCTCCTCGACACCGGGGGGTTAGACGGGCTCGGCGGAACCGGCGTGTCTCACGACTGGGCCCTGAGCAGGAAGATCAGGGACGCAATAACCCCCATCCCCTTAATACTGGCTGGAGGGCTAACTCCGGAGAACGTGGCTAAAGCCATAAGAATGGTTAAACCCTACGGGGTTGACGTTTCAAGCGGCGTCGAGGAAAAACCGGGAGTCAAAGACAGGATGAAGATGCGTAGGTTCATCGCTGAGGCGAAGGAGGCTAGGCCGTGA
- the trpA gene encoding tryptophan synthase subunit alpha codes for MTTAISDAFKGLRKRGEGALIGYVTGGDPSPKYTPLVVEALVEGGVDIVEIGVPFSDPIADGPVIQSSVNRALKAGTTPQTIFKIARRLSKRIDTPTVLLTYYNILHRMGVNRFLREASENGVSGLIVPDLPFEEGVEYREDAVKQGLDTIFLASPSTPKSRLESIVNYTSGFLYLISVFGVTGVRKNVDPLTIRVIAEVKPYVEKTIPLAVGFGVSKPEHVRVIINHGADGVIAGSVFVKTMEKNLRARSQLREALTAKAGKLKAATLPMSNTACPSEE; via the coding sequence ATGACCACGGCTATAAGCGATGCCTTTAAAGGTTTGAGGAAAAGGGGGGAGGGCGCGCTCATAGGATATGTGACCGGGGGAGATCCATCGCCCAAGTATACTCCCCTCGTAGTGGAGGCGTTGGTGGAAGGGGGGGTGGACATCGTTGAGATCGGCGTGCCGTTCTCCGATCCTATAGCCGACGGCCCTGTCATACAGTCATCCGTCAACCGCGCCCTCAAGGCGGGAACAACTCCTCAAACCATCTTTAAAATCGCCCGTCGATTGAGTAAACGAATTGACACTCCTACGGTGCTTCTCACTTACTACAACATCCTTCACAGGATGGGTGTGAATCGATTCTTGAGAGAGGCAAGTGAAAACGGGGTCAGCGGACTCATCGTCCCAGACCTACCCTTCGAGGAGGGGGTGGAATATCGGGAGGACGCTGTAAAACAAGGGTTAGACACAATCTTCCTAGCCTCCCCCTCAACGCCGAAGAGTAGGTTGGAGAGCATTGTCAACTACACCTCGGGATTCCTTTATTTGATCTCTGTTTTCGGGGTCACAGGGGTGAGGAAGAACGTTGACCCGTTAACCATCCGCGTCATAGCAGAGGTTAAACCGTACGTTGAGAAAACCATTCCCTTGGCGGTGGGGTTTGGGGTATCCAAGCCTGAGCATGTAAGAGTGATCATAAACCACGGCGCTGACGGGGTCATCGCCGGAAGCGTCTTCGTGAAAACCATGGAGAAAAACCTTAGAGCTCGAAGTCAGCTGAGAGAAGCGTTAACCGCTAAAGCTGGAAAGCTAAAGGCCGCCACATTGCCCATGTCGAACACGGCGTGTCCGAGTGAAGAATAA
- a CDS encoding indole-3-glycerol-phosphate synthase translates to MSDYLAAFSLGAWKTVESGYYECEVGAVSAKRFRPRRAISLKEGVIHTLKCGKNPIIAEIKVASPSGRPLRENVDALSVASAMKNGGAAGVSVITEPKWFKGSLNTLQILQRRISIPLLMKDFIVSRVQVDAAYRAGADAVLLIEAIFDNGYSDAGLREMIDYAHSLGLEVLLEAHTEDEFRNAVSSKADLIGINNRDLRTLNVDLHVAERLLRKYPTPNRLTVAESGISSPSHVRRLKAFGAKAFLVGSAVMSARSVEEKVRSLVEA, encoded by the coding sequence ATGAGTGATTATTTAGCCGCCTTTTCCCTAGGGGCTTGGAAAACCGTTGAAAGCGGATACTATGAATGTGAAGTCGGAGCTGTTTCGGCGAAGCGGTTTAGGCCGCGCAGGGCCATCAGCCTCAAGGAAGGGGTTATTCACACGCTCAAATGCGGTAAGAATCCCATCATCGCGGAGATCAAGGTCGCGTCACCCTCTGGGAGGCCTTTAAGGGAGAACGTGGATGCGTTAAGTGTGGCCTCGGCCATGAAGAACGGCGGAGCAGCAGGGGTCTCCGTTATAACAGAGCCGAAATGGTTTAAAGGCTCCTTAAACACTCTCCAAATACTTCAAAGACGCATTTCCATACCCCTTTTGATGAAGGACTTTATTGTAAGTAGGGTTCAGGTCGACGCGGCTTATCGAGCGGGAGCCGACGCGGTTCTCCTCATAGAAGCCATATTCGATAACGGTTATAGTGACGCTGGATTAAGGGAAATGATCGACTATGCTCATTCACTAGGCTTAGAGGTCTTGCTGGAGGCTCATACCGAAGACGAGTTCAGAAACGCGGTGAGCTCGAAGGCGGACCTGATAGGAATAAACAACAGAGACCTGAGAACCCTCAACGTCGACCTACACGTCGCGGAGCGTCTTTTGAGAAAATACCCTACGCCAAACCGGTTGACCGTCGCTGAAAGCGGCATCTCATCCCCAAGCCATGTGAGGCGTCTTAAAGCCTTCGGAGCTAAAGCCTTCCTCGTCGGCTCAGCGGTTATGTCGGCTCGAAGCGTGGAGGAAAAAGTTAGGAGCCTAGTGGAGGCTTAA
- a CDS encoding aminodeoxychorismate/anthranilate synthase component II yields MNVLLVDNYDSFVYNILQYLGELGASPTIYRSDKISVRRIKALKPDRIVLSPGPGSPDDRRYFGNCLAIIKEMGFKTPILGVCLGHQGIVYAYGGQITHARRLMHGKTSMISHDGGGVFKGLPNPFEATRYHSLVADIFTIPPCLKVSAKSMDDQEVMGVRHIEYPVEGVQFHPESILTQEGKRMLKNFLDEV; encoded by the coding sequence TTGAACGTCCTGTTAGTCGACAATTATGATTCATTCGTCTACAACATTCTTCAATATCTCGGCGAGCTAGGGGCTTCTCCAACTATTTACAGGAGCGATAAAATATCGGTAAGAAGGATTAAGGCCCTTAAGCCCGACAGGATAGTTTTGTCGCCGGGGCCAGGATCACCCGACGACAGGCGATACTTCGGAAACTGCCTCGCGATCATTAAAGAAATGGGCTTCAAAACACCTATCCTAGGTGTATGTTTGGGACATCAGGGAATCGTCTACGCCTATGGTGGCCAAATCACACACGCGCGTAGGCTTATGCATGGGAAAACGAGCATGATAAGCCACGACGGTGGGGGCGTGTTCAAGGGTCTTCCAAACCCCTTTGAAGCCACGCGGTATCATTCCCTTGTGGCCGACATTTTTACCATCCCTCCATGCCTCAAAGTCTCCGCTAAATCCATGGACGATCAGGAGGTTATGGGTGTACGCCACATTGAGTACCCGGTTGAGGGAGTTCAATTCCACCCGGAGTCGATTCTCACCCAGGAGGGAAAGAGAATGTTGAAAAACTTTCTCGACGAGGTTTAA
- a CDS encoding polyprenyl synthetase family protein translates to MTIGSWEAALNKYGKMIEERAETILKREAEQGFQYHPFMGGLYEALKGYVLRKGKRLASVTTLLAYKGFAGEMDDRILNVCAGMELYRHAILVHDDLVDGDETRRRGLTLHASYAQSYEKRLGEGLAVFAGNIMYTIALKTLVASGFERDKALRAVALLNDAFQAVNESQILDLLFEYKRPGIREWYVMASKRASSLFKASLGIGAILADAALKDARLLAEAAEHVGYCFDVQDDIIDTFASEEQYGRKPGGGLVKRKNPST, encoded by the coding sequence TTGACAATCGGCAGCTGGGAGGCAGCCTTAAACAAGTATGGGAAGATGATCGAGGAGAGGGCGGAAACGATTTTAAAGCGAGAGGCCGAGCAAGGGTTTCAGTATCACCCCTTTATGGGGGGATTATACGAAGCCTTAAAGGGTTATGTGCTTCGAAAAGGAAAAAGATTGGCCTCCGTCACCACACTCCTCGCCTATAAAGGGTTCGCCGGGGAGATGGATGATCGAATCCTCAATGTTTGCGCTGGAATGGAGCTGTACCGTCACGCCATACTCGTCCACGACGACCTCGTTGACGGGGATGAAACCCGGAGAAGAGGCCTAACCCTACACGCCTCGTACGCTCAAAGCTATGAGAAGCGCCTCGGGGAAGGTTTGGCCGTGTTCGCGGGGAACATAATGTACACCATCGCCTTGAAAACATTGGTGGCCTCAGGATTCGAGCGAGACAAAGCGCTCCGGGCCGTCGCCCTCTTAAACGACGCCTTCCAAGCCGTGAATGAAAGTCAAATCCTAGACCTCCTGTTCGAGTATAAGCGTCCAGGGATCAGAGAATGGTATGTGATGGCCTCCAAGAGGGCTTCATCGCTTTTCAAAGCCTCGCTTGGAATAGGCGCCATCTTGGCGGACGCTGCTTTGAAGGACGCTCGGTTGTTGGCTGAGGCGGCTGAGCATGTGGGCTACTGCTTCGACGTGCAGGACGACATCATAGACACATTCGCCTCTGAGGAACAGTATGGTAGAAAGCCAGGCGGGGGCCTCGTTAAACGTAAAAACCCCTCCACCTAA
- the trpD gene encoding anthranilate phosphoribosyltransferase — protein MIREGILRLTEGQDLTSLEAEKIMMEIMRGEATDSQIASFLTALRMKGETVDEIASLAAVMRKFSRQIHPHVSGILVDTCGTGGDKFKTFNVSTIAAFVAAGAGVPIAKHGNRSITSRCGSADLLEALGFNLSTPPQSVEKSIEEIGVGFMYAPLFHPAMEHVLKPRREIGIRTVFNLLGPITNPANAQAQLLGVYDGQLTELLAKVLNRLGVKRALVVYGLDGLDEISTIGETKITELNHGEITTSITRPADLGLETADKTHLEGRTPEENASIAFRVLRGSGVQRSPRDVSRLNIVLLNAAAAIYLGGGVVSVEEGLEAALESIRTGLAYQKLKSLIKLSGGSVEKLEELEEHE, from the coding sequence ATGATTAGGGAAGGCATATTGAGGCTTACTGAGGGACAGGACCTCACCAGCTTAGAAGCGGAAAAAATAATGATGGAGATCATGCGAGGCGAAGCAACCGATTCTCAAATAGCCTCCTTTCTCACGGCCCTCAGGATGAAAGGGGAGACTGTGGATGAAATCGCGAGCTTAGCCGCCGTGATGCGTAAGTTCAGCCGGCAAATACATCCTCACGTCTCGGGTATATTGGTCGACACATGTGGGACGGGTGGTGATAAGTTTAAAACCTTTAACGTCAGCACCATTGCGGCCTTCGTAGCTGCTGGGGCTGGCGTCCCGATAGCGAAGCATGGAAACCGCTCGATTACTAGTCGATGCGGGAGCGCTGACCTTCTCGAAGCCCTAGGATTCAACCTTTCAACGCCCCCTCAATCAGTGGAAAAATCTATCGAGGAAATCGGAGTTGGATTCATGTACGCTCCACTTTTCCACCCAGCCATGGAACATGTCCTTAAGCCCCGTCGAGAAATCGGCATCAGAACCGTCTTCAACCTGCTAGGTCCAATAACAAACCCGGCCAACGCTCAAGCTCAACTCCTCGGCGTATACGATGGACAGCTCACAGAGCTCCTGGCCAAGGTGTTAAACCGCTTAGGCGTGAAGAGGGCCCTTGTAGTTTACGGCCTCGACGGTCTGGATGAGATATCCACAATCGGAGAAACTAAAATAACCGAGCTGAATCATGGGGAAATCACCACTTCGATAACCCGTCCAGCGGATTTGGGGTTAGAAACCGCTGACAAAACCCATCTTGAGGGTCGCACGCCTGAAGAAAACGCCTCGATAGCGTTCAGGGTTCTTCGAGGGAGTGGAGTCCAACGGTCACCTAGGGATGTGTCTAGGCTTAACATCGTGCTGTTGAACGCGGCGGCCGCCATCTACTTGGGAGGCGGTGTGGTGTCGGTTGAGGAGGGGTTGGAGGCCGCTTTGGAATCCATCCGCACCGGTTTGGCCTACCAGAAATTGAAATCCTTGATCAAGCTTAGTGGAGGGAGCGTGGAAAAACTGGAGGAATTGGAGGAGCATGAGTGA